One window of Candidatus Regiella endosymbiont of Tuberolachnus salignus genomic DNA carries:
- a CDS encoding TcdA/TcdB catalytic glycosyltransferase domain-containing protein: protein MTALMTAKELMSKLDEDILITDPAYQKIIATLENYHASFNPIKNSQQEFQLLQQINQSLYQAIEKNTDPAPQAIRTLLTSVQQRCIALANIPALQQTVPKNLHFIWLGQLGKIQQDYIKAWGETNKGQQGYRIKIWYDPNALLVYPLAKHIKDFAAKNTFIGEIDWVDKVIQLQNQAYSEITQALKNNQTFDQAALDFICRRLGGSRENLEHIMADNQASFNNFIANAGSDYILQDINTVLDQGIDKKYYYQELALRQNTAAASDLLRLQILNQQGGVYFDVDFLPQWKPDLFNTEIITEMKRLQEGNIALLQTQLVLEHLQADFPARTALAEKGQYQDYVAIFAKRSADHAILVDKMRSCIRNKGHSPRDFFQALAPQKILPDGLRRAKIFFTGSNAGIVAPANSASLTTLMQYITNNYHRLEDLDLVDIQQYTDINQEKILGYAHQFKRDYGSGSDDFDATPAINYRLDGLLPEARATISISGPGAVTQGLKKLSQRWFDSDPRVSFDQDLFEQFNGSTEEDRTHSWLTTTSSSLQGKFRRVMSRDDLLKIIPMSFIKTGYQPILMTLDKLHNTRGIEKTQTAFILKNQLRDYIAKQPDPQRNAAFSKLVDQLNSALFSADMAHFKTVINDIAATRPALANQLYLYAFNEAHGDNLGLTDAMIRAVQTDPYLHLQPKSRFSGASPPINLADFASTYQVKLTSAEDFAEFKRLLLHAQDQHILNKVFLDDREKTIHLGYHYQELIEPQPNARAQQAMDYLQSAIAKIRDNQDAIWPDAEFFMLAKFGDKNYIDNLQLERLADIKAIYQADHAWEKPLVIKINNGGDSHYQSQIIIQLEDDRYCVNAAASLASKHRNSVFVQLNNKGDYRVVYGDPTQLSGKIRWQLVGHGGDAFSDQHRMGDTMVDTMADTTAQALAIRLTHFNRKFSAQYGVNSAANYISLVGCCLVPFAKDLAQQLDQRGIRTDIAARSTILSVAEGIGALKAGSKITQDAKSGHWHHKASQHKTVFRWNKQGQLVEKISLKTRLEQTFDLMKNHLLPTQQPLQSPREPEIDMTPRTVTTRPEVRHLYQGSRYMSSLMQIQGRWGVISTLRQYKMWLDRDDLTPKQRKDLTLERNLAIAAIGVDSVTDALGDLTARLGSQRGQMSSHAGKKLLKGSPTVLAVLSSGFDIYHATDSFTRLSSEQDPDRRQDLIVNGSLSTLSAAVGISSGVAFSVGGRIAAAAGPVGLAVNMAIFGLSQTYNTVRMLQETEKYTRLSIGETLDNYVQLFMGAPLRPEVENRVEKEKFRQHYDRLLDQQAEKEIASTLPQGIHTLYYSRGDFDLQERPYRYLFLYQVTGHKIVRGQKRRKMLPRGGEDKIRPEEINQVKKKYAAKYPLFELYFSEVDSQYHYFTPINLRDVDDFIDANQPQNGLTPNVRKKERPQSDEMEIETKDNAILFNLGEGNDTAIGDKNKKNIFQVGLSSVVT, encoded by the coding sequence TCCAGCCTATCAAAAAATAATAGCGACACTCGAAAATTATCACGCATCGTTCAACCCTATTAAAAACTCCCAACAAGAATTCCAATTACTCCAACAAATTAATCAATCTCTCTACCAGGCTATTGAAAAAAATACCGACCCGGCTCCGCAAGCAATACGGACGTTATTAACCAGCGTTCAGCAACGTTGCATAGCACTGGCAAATATACCGGCGCTGCAACAAACAGTGCCTAAAAATTTACATTTTATTTGGCTCGGGCAGCTAGGAAAAATACAGCAAGATTATATTAAGGCCTGGGGAGAGACCAATAAAGGACAGCAGGGCTACCGTATAAAAATTTGGTATGATCCTAACGCGCTGTTGGTTTATCCGTTAGCGAAACACATCAAAGATTTTGCCGCAAAAAATACCTTTATCGGTGAAATTGATTGGGTTGATAAGGTGATCCAATTACAAAACCAAGCCTATAGCGAAATAACTCAAGCACTCAAAAATAATCAAACTTTCGATCAGGCAGCATTAGACTTTATTTGCCGGCGATTAGGCGGATCGAGAGAAAATTTAGAACATATCATGGCGGACAACCAAGCCTCTTTTAATAATTTTATCGCCAATGCCGGCTCCGATTATATTCTGCAAGATATTAATACGGTATTAGATCAGGGAATAGATAAAAAATATTATTACCAAGAATTGGCGCTGCGGCAAAATACCGCGGCAGCTTCTGATCTTTTACGGCTGCAAATACTCAATCAACAAGGCGGGGTTTATTTTGATGTTGATTTTTTACCTCAATGGAAACCCGATCTCTTTAATACAGAAATCATCACAGAAATGAAGAGATTGCAAGAAGGCAATATCGCTCTTTTGCAAACCCAATTAGTACTGGAACATTTACAGGCAGATTTTCCTGCGCGAACGGCGTTGGCTGAGAAGGGTCAATATCAAGATTATGTTGCCATATTTGCAAAACGCAGCGCGGATCATGCCATTTTAGTAGATAAAATGCGGAGCTGTATTCGTAATAAAGGTCATTCCCCTCGAGATTTTTTCCAGGCATTAGCGCCACAAAAGATATTGCCTGACGGGCTGCGGCGCGCAAAAATATTTTTCACGGGATCTAATGCCGGAATAGTGGCACCGGCAAACAGCGCATCATTAACCACCCTGATGCAATATATAACCAATAATTATCATCGATTAGAAGACCTAGATTTGGTTGATATCCAGCAATATACCGATATTAATCAAGAGAAAATACTCGGCTACGCCCATCAGTTCAAACGTGATTATGGCAGTGGAAGTGATGATTTTGATGCCACGCCTGCAATCAATTATCGTCTAGATGGTCTTTTGCCTGAAGCCAGAGCGACTATCAGTATTAGCGGACCGGGAGCGGTAACACAGGGACTAAAAAAATTATCTCAACGTTGGTTTGATTCAGATCCTCGCGTCTCCTTTGATCAAGATCTCTTTGAACAATTTAATGGTAGTACCGAAGAAGATAGAACCCACTCTTGGTTAACGACCACCAGCAGCAGTTTGCAGGGTAAATTTCGGCGTGTGATGTCTCGTGATGATCTGTTAAAGATCATACCAATGTCTTTTATAAAAACGGGATACCAGCCTATCCTGATGACACTGGATAAACTACATAACACACGGGGCATCGAAAAGACTCAAACCGCTTTTATCCTAAAAAATCAACTGAGGGATTATATTGCCAAACAGCCTGATCCTCAGCGTAATGCCGCCTTTTCAAAATTAGTCGATCAACTTAATAGCGCGCTTTTTTCTGCCGACATGGCACATTTCAAAACAGTGATAAACGATATTGCCGCAACCAGGCCAGCGCTGGCGAATCAACTTTATCTTTATGCATTTAATGAAGCGCATGGTGACAATTTAGGCTTAACCGATGCCATGATCCGAGCCGTACAGACTGATCCCTATCTACATCTACAACCGAAATCACGTTTTTCAGGTGCCTCACCACCGATAAACTTGGCCGATTTTGCTAGCACCTATCAGGTAAAATTGACCTCAGCAGAAGACTTTGCAGAATTTAAACGCTTATTGTTGCATGCTCAGGATCAGCACATACTCAATAAAGTGTTTTTAGATGACAGGGAAAAAACCATACACCTTGGTTATCATTATCAAGAATTGATCGAGCCGCAACCTAACGCCCGCGCGCAACAAGCGATGGACTATCTGCAATCTGCCATCGCAAAAATAAGAGATAATCAAGACGCGATCTGGCCAGATGCCGAATTTTTTATGTTGGCTAAATTTGGCGATAAAAATTATATCGACAACTTACAGCTAGAGCGATTAGCGGATATAAAAGCGATATACCAGGCGGATCATGCTTGGGAAAAGCCACTGGTTATCAAAATTAATAACGGAGGAGACAGCCATTACCAAAGCCAAATCATCATTCAACTTGAAGATGATAGATATTGTGTGAATGCAGCAGCAAGCTTGGCGAGTAAGCACCGCAATTCGGTATTCGTTCAGCTAAATAATAAGGGCGATTATCGGGTGGTTTATGGTGATCCCACTCAACTGAGTGGAAAAATACGTTGGCAATTGGTCGGGCACGGTGGAGACGCCTTCTCTGATCAGCACAGGATGGGCGATACTATGGTCGACACTATGGCGGATACAACAGCGCAAGCATTGGCGATAAGGCTGACGCACTTTAATAGAAAATTCAGTGCTCAATACGGTGTTAACAGTGCTGCTAACTACATTAGCCTAGTGGGTTGCTGTTTGGTTCCTTTTGCCAAAGATCTGGCACAACAACTTGATCAACGGGGGATCCGTACTGATATCGCCGCACGTTCAACCATCCTCTCTGTTGCTGAAGGGATTGGTGCCCTCAAAGCAGGCAGTAAAATAACGCAAGATGCCAAATCAGGTCATTGGCACCATAAAGCCTCACAACATAAAACAGTATTCAGATGGAATAAACAGGGTCAATTAGTCGAAAAAATCAGCCTAAAAACACGTCTAGAACAGACTTTTGATTTGATGAAAAATCATCTTCTGCCAACCCAGCAGCCCCTTCAATCACCGCGTGAACCAGAGATCGATATGACCCCTCGTACTGTTACTACTCGTCCTGAGGTGCGCCATCTATACCAGGGGAGTCGCTACATGAGCAGTCTGATGCAAATACAGGGTCGCTGGGGTGTCATTTCCACTCTCAGGCAATACAAAATGTGGTTAGATCGGGACGATCTGACGCCAAAACAAAGAAAAGATCTAACTTTAGAGCGCAATTTAGCCATTGCAGCTATCGGGGTGGACAGTGTAACGGATGCGCTTGGCGATTTAACAGCGAGATTAGGTTCACAGCGTGGCCAAATGAGCTCTCATGCAGGAAAAAAATTACTAAAAGGGAGTCCTACTGTACTAGCTGTATTATCTAGCGGTTTCGATATTTATCATGCTACCGATTCATTTACGCGGCTCTCGTCCGAACAGGATCCTGACCGCAGGCAAGATCTCATCGTTAACGGATCCTTATCGACGCTCAGTGCTGCTGTCGGGATCAGTAGTGGTGTGGCGTTCAGTGTAGGCGGAAGAATTGCGGCAGCGGCAGGACCCGTGGGTCTGGCAGTCAACATGGCTATTTTTGGCCTGTCTCAAACCTATAACACGGTGCGGATGCTGCAAGAGACGGAAAAATATACCCGATTAAGCATTGGCGAAACCCTAGATAATTATGTTCAATTATTCATGGGAGCCCCTCTGCGCCCGGAGGTAGAAAATCGAGTAGAGAAAGAAAAATTCAGGCAACATTATGATCGCCTGTTAGATCAACAGGCCGAAAAAGAAATCGCTAGCACATTGCCTCAAGGTATTCATACCCTTTATTACAGTCGTGGTGATTTTGATTTACAAGAACGCCCTTACCGCTACTTATTCCTATATCAAGTCACTGGACATAAAATAGTCAGAGGGCAAAAAAGGCGTAAAATGCTGCCACGCGGGGGAGAAGATAAAATACGCCCAGAAGAAATAAACCAAGTAAAGAAAAAGTATGCCGCTAAATATCCTCTTTTTGAACTTTATTTTTCAGAAGTCGACAGCCAATACCATTATTTCACACCGATTAATTTACGGGACGTCGATGATTTTATTGATGCCAACCAGCCACAGAATGGCCTGACGCCGAATGTAAGAAAAAAAGAGCGCCCTCAATCGGACGAAATGGAGATCGAAACAAAAGACAACGCGATCCTTTTTAATCTCGGTGAAGGTAACGATACCGCCATCGGCGATAAAAATAAAAAAAATATTTTTCAAGTAGGGCTAAGTAGTGTCGTCACGTAA